CCCATCGGGACCGTGTTGCAGCGGCTGGCCGACAAGAACTACGGCGACCAGGTGACGGTGGAAATCGGCGGTGGCACGTCCAACCTGCTGAACGTCATGGCCGGCAAGTTGAGCTTCGGTCTCTCCAGCGCAACGAGCATTCAGGAAGCCCTCAAGGGGGCGAAGATGTTCAAGGGCAAGGAGGCGCAGGCCAAGAAGGTGCGCGTGGCCGCGGTGCTTTACCCAAATTACCTGTTCTGGCTGGTATGGGCGAAATCCGATGTCACGTCGTACGAGCAGCTCAAGGGCAAGAGAGTCAACGTCATGCCCAAGCGGTTCTCGTTTCAGGCGCTGAACCAGCAGATGCTCGGTGCCCTCGGCATCAAGTACGAGGATTTCTCCAAGGTCAACTACCTCGGCTTCAACGACGCCGTGGCCCAGATGAAGGACAACCACATCGACGCGTACCTCGGCCCCGGCGAGGAGAACTACGCGCCCATCGTGCAGTTGGCGGCGCACGCGCCGATCCGCATTCTCTCCTTCTCCAAGGAAGACATTGCGAAGATGAACACGGCCAATCCCGGCGTCGGCCCCTTCACGTTGGACAAGAAGAACTACGACCAGAAGAACGACGTGAACACCGTTCAGACCTTCCTGCTCATCATTACGAATGAGGACGTTCCGGAGGAGCGCGTCTACAAGCTCACGAAGACCGTCTACGACAACCTGGGCGACTTCGCCGGAGCCGTGAAAGCCTTCGAGCGCGTCAAGGTGGCCAACGCCACCAACGACGTGGGCGCGCCGCGGCACCCCGGCATGGAGAAGTACCTGAAGGAGAAGGGCATCCTCAAGTAGAGGGGCCCCCTACGCAAAGAGGGCCGGCGCGGA
The nucleotide sequence above comes from Deltaproteobacteria bacterium. Encoded proteins:
- a CDS encoding TAXI family TRAP transporter solute-binding subunit — translated: MSRLQRFLVVSLVALFVATLAPAALAESYKFGASKPGGSWYPIGTVLQRLADKNYGDQVTVEIGGGTSNLLNVMAGKLSFGLSSATSIQEALKGAKMFKGKEAQAKKVRVAAVLYPNYLFWLVWAKSDVTSYEQLKGKRVNVMPKRFSFQALNQQMLGALGIKYEDFSKVNYLGFNDAVAQMKDNHIDAYLGPGEENYAPIVQLAAHAPIRILSFSKEDIAKMNTANPGVGPFTLDKKNYDQKNDVNTVQTFLLIITNEDVPEERVYKLTKTVYDNLGDFAGAVKAFERVKVANATNDVGAPRHPGMEKYLKEKGILK